In Aspergillus flavus chromosome 3, complete sequence, one genomic interval encodes:
- a CDS encoding Alpha/Beta hydrolase protein, translating to MSSIDQQKKLIKRICQKYQNSPWPSLAQLQKATSLDTPTPAPARGGVWIARTSFSAPTNPAIRDVLYTVIHRLKKEYHRISPVEETPVIDVGVEFIGPRSQVPDDAPEPDIPEEEKLRALLQECNSELTILYAHGGGLYFSSPAQYRASSIGLAKLTGARVASIKYRLTPSHTFPASILDILVAYASLLYPLAGAPYPAVPADQIILAGNSAGANITLGLMKLLLEVQKLPPSDATFDSMDSLLPSLSQPVLRYHPTHSIWPASPPREVPYCVAATLDHELVSPAAVEDWTGSPPMWFACGCEERGVNGNRVVASQAAKSGVTVIWNEYEGMPHEFPIFLSALPQTHLLLQLWAAACQAFAGGKIGARELQSGAVRCLMPDCKPMVLGSPVGIAPLPFEEVRKRMEYNATRPVWTGKLHEHKL from the exons ATGTCTTCGATCGATCAGCAAAAGAAGCTCATCAAACGTATTTGCCAGAAATACCAAAATTCACCATGGCCCTCCCTCGCCCAGCTCCAGAAAGCTACTTCTCTCGATACCCCAACCCCAGCCCCAGCCCGTGGAGGAGTCTGGATCGCTAGAACCAGCTTTTCAGCACCCACTAACCCAGCTATCAGAGACGTCCTGTACACAGTTATACACcgtttaaaaaaagaataccACCGCATCTCACCGGTGGAAGAAACTCCAGTCATCGACGTGGGCGTCGAATTCATCGGTCCTCGCTCTCAAGTCCCGGATGATGCCCCTGAACCAGATATaccagaggaagaaaagcttcGTGCCCTGCTGCAGGAATGCAATAGCGAACTGACCATTCTCTATGCTCATGGCGGTGGTCTCTA CTTCAGTAGCCCGGCACAGTATCGTGCTTCCTCCATTGGCCTGGCAAAGCTAACTGGAGCGCGCGTCGCCTCCATTAAATACCGTCTTACGCCATCCCATACCTTCCCCGCTTCTATCCTCGACATTCTTGTCGCATACGCCAGCCTACTCTACCCTCTCGCCGGTGCCCCTTACCCCGCGGTGCCAGCGGACCAGATAATACTGGCCGGAAACAGCGCCGGAGCGAATATAACCCTCGGTCTCATGAAACTCCTCCTCGAAGTGCAGAAACTGCCTCCCTCAGACGCAACTTTCGATTCCATGGACAGTCTGTTGCCCTCCCTCTCCCAGCCAGTCTTACGATA CCATCCCACCCATAGCATTTGGCCTGCGAGTCCACCGCGAGAAGTCCCCTACTGCGTGGCTGCGACTCTCGACCATGAACTTGTCAGTCCTGCGGCTGTGGAAGACTGGACGGGCTCACCGCCGATGTGGTTCGCGTGTGGCTGTGAGGAGCGCGGAGTAAATGGGAATCGGGTGGTGGCAAGTCAGGCAGCGAAGTCCGGTGTCACGGTGATCTGGAATGAGTATGAGGGCATGCCCCATGAGTTTCCGATCTTTCTTAGTGCTTTGCCGCAaactcatcttcttcttcagctctggGCTGCAGCCTGCCAAGCCTTTGCGGGGGGTAAAATTGGGGCGCGAGAGTTGCAGTCCGGGGCTGTGAGATGCTTGATGCCGGATTGTAAACCGATGGTATTGGGTAGTCCGGTTGGTATTGCGCCGTTGCCATTTGAGGAGGTGAGAAAGAGGATGGAGTATAATGCCACGCGGCCGGTTTGGACTGGGAAATTACACGAGCATAAGTTGTGA